Genomic DNA from Bacillota bacterium:
GTCCCGTCGGACCGCTACGGAATTGACTCAACAGAAGGTGGACGCGCTTTTCGATATCCACCGGGACTCTCCTCCGGCCCACGTCTATGCCCACCGGTTGGCCGGGGAGGATCTCACTAAGATTTTACTGGTTATTGGAGCCGGCAATCCCATGATGTCGCTGAACGAGGAATTCGCCCTGGCCTTGAAGCATTATGCGGATCAAGAATACCCCGGACTCATCCGGGGCATCTACTATAGCCGGGGCAGTTTCAACCAGGACTTGCATCCTCGGGCCCTCCTACTGGAGGTGGGAACGGTCCACAGTAATCTCGAGGAGGCCCAAAGGGGCGCCCAGCTGATGGCCCAGGTGGTTACCACCGTTCTTTACGGGGCCGGGGTGGGGCTTTTATCCGAGGCCCAAAACACCTCGGCCGCCTGGTTGGTCATCTTGGTCCTGATCCTCGTATCGATCGCATTGCTGCTGGATAGAGAACGTTACCAGCGGTTTAACCAATGGGTGCGCCGACTCCGGGACCGACTTTTCAGGCCGAGAGTTTAGTCTCAAAATCAGCACTATCGCGGGGATTTTCAAACTTTAGGACCTTGGCCGGGCAATTGGCTATACATAGTCCACAGCGAATGCAGCGGGGATCCGTGAGTTGCTCCTGGGGAGGAAGGTTGATCCCCATGGGACAGACCCGGGCGCAGATCCCACAATTCCTGCAGGCTGCCAGGTTTACCGGTGTCACCCGCTGGTCTGTCCGGTGATTGAGACCGGTTTTGTTGCCGAGCCAGTGGA
This window encodes:
- a CDS encoding stage II sporulation protein P, which codes for MKLLLPLLVVLLVNGTAASSLVSIYDETGNLLFETGLEVAVGDYFLDPDNRKYIIFEVQEATARARYLETVSLEERFPKDTFQRGLLGAAADVVRFDRIGLYHTHDAEAYLPTSGVQAKEEGDILQVGRTMAQCLEEEGVQVLHRDTSHAPIDGLAYQRSRRTATELTQQKVDALFDIHRDSPPAHVYAHRLAGEDLTKILLVIGAGNPMMSLNEEFALALKHYADQEYPGLIRGIYYSRGSFNQDLHPRALLLEVGTVHSNLEEAQRGAQLMAQVVTTVLYGAGVGLLSEAQNTSAAWLVILVLILVSIALLLDRERYQRFNQWVRRLRDRLFRPRV